In a single window of the Mugil cephalus isolate CIBA_MC_2020 chromosome 6, CIBA_Mcephalus_1.1, whole genome shotgun sequence genome:
- the zgc:113223 gene encoding tetraspanin-33 isoform X1 produces the protein MSGAGRHTSSYKQQTCDSRTDQRHERIQRRQVLAVHLLLPAVDVVDTLTVDPALLLIITGSVMFLITFLGCFGALRNATCLLKLFLGIVTVVLVLQIAAGVVGYVFTDMVMERTEKLMMKAIVRYREDQDLENAIDFIQKKFQCCGVETYRDWSQNVYFQCADTNPSVEACGVPFSCCTGLQNQTVLNTMCGYGAQTQDEASAAQLVFTVGCLERIVWWAKNNLLLVAGLTAGLLLLEICMVSLAAAQISWINKVRRHEQENSAGVRPERKDSYWYPAFADFDDE, from the exons ATGTCTGGTGCAGGCCGACACACGTCTTCTTACAAACAACAAACCTGCGACAGCAGAACTGATCAGAGACATGAGAGGATACAGAGGCGTCAAGTACTCGCTGTTCATCTCCTGCTACCTGCTGTGG ATGTGGTCGATACTCTGACGGTCGATCCAGCGCTGCTGCTGATCATCACCGGCTCAGTCATGTTCCTCATAACGTTCCTCGGATGTTTCGGGGCGCTGCGTAACGCCACCTGTCTGCTGAAGCTG TTTCTGGGGATCGTCACAGTCGTCCTCGTCCTTCAGATCGCGGCTGGAGTTGTTGGATACGTCTTCACTGACATG GTGATGGAGAGGACGGAGAAGCTGATGATGAAGGCGATCGTACGCTACAGGGAGGACCAAGACCTGGAGAACGCCATCGACTTCATccagaagaag TTCCAGTGCTGTGGAGTTGAGACCTACAGGGACTGGTCCCAGAACGTCTACTTCCAGTGTGCAGACACCAACCCCAGCGTGGAGGCCTGTGGAGTTCCCTTCTCCTGCTGCACTGGCCTCCAGAACCAG ACCGTGTTGAACACCATGTGTGGTTACGGAGCTCAGACTCAGGACGAGGCTTCGGCCGCTCAGCTCGTCTTCACCGTCGGCTGCCTGGAGAGGATCGTGTGGTGGGCAAAGAACAACCTGCTGCTGGTGGCCGGTCTGACCGCCGGACTCCTGCTGCTCGAG ATCTGCATGGTGTCTCTGGCTGCTGCTCAGATCTCCTGGATCAACAAGGTCCGACGCCACGAGCAGGAAAACTCAGCGGGAGTTAGGCCAGAGAGGAAGGACAGCTACTGGTATCCGGCCTTCGCAGACTTTGACGACGAGTAG
- the zgc:113223 gene encoding tetraspanin-33 isoform X2, with product MRGYRGVKYSLFISCYLLWVVSAGLIAVGVYAKIAKEKDVVDTLTVDPALLLIITGSVMFLITFLGCFGALRNATCLLKLFLGIVTVVLVLQIAAGVVGYVFTDMVMERTEKLMMKAIVRYREDQDLENAIDFIQKKFQCCGVETYRDWSQNVYFQCADTNPSVEACGVPFSCCTGLQNQTVLNTMCGYGAQTQDEASAAQLVFTVGCLERIVWWAKNNLLLVAGLTAGLLLLEICMVSLAAAQISWINKVRRHEQENSAGVRPERKDSYWYPAFADFDDE from the exons ATGAGAGGATACAGAGGCGTCAAGTACTCGCTGTTCATCTCCTGCTACCTGCTGTGG gTCGTGAGCGCCGGCCTCATCGCCGTCGGGGTCTACGCCAAGATCGCCAAAGAGAAAG ATGTGGTCGATACTCTGACGGTCGATCCAGCGCTGCTGCTGATCATCACCGGCTCAGTCATGTTCCTCATAACGTTCCTCGGATGTTTCGGGGCGCTGCGTAACGCCACCTGTCTGCTGAAGCTG TTTCTGGGGATCGTCACAGTCGTCCTCGTCCTTCAGATCGCGGCTGGAGTTGTTGGATACGTCTTCACTGACATG GTGATGGAGAGGACGGAGAAGCTGATGATGAAGGCGATCGTACGCTACAGGGAGGACCAAGACCTGGAGAACGCCATCGACTTCATccagaagaag TTCCAGTGCTGTGGAGTTGAGACCTACAGGGACTGGTCCCAGAACGTCTACTTCCAGTGTGCAGACACCAACCCCAGCGTGGAGGCCTGTGGAGTTCCCTTCTCCTGCTGCACTGGCCTCCAGAACCAG ACCGTGTTGAACACCATGTGTGGTTACGGAGCTCAGACTCAGGACGAGGCTTCGGCCGCTCAGCTCGTCTTCACCGTCGGCTGCCTGGAGAGGATCGTGTGGTGGGCAAAGAACAACCTGCTGCTGGTGGCCGGTCTGACCGCCGGACTCCTGCTGCTCGAG ATCTGCATGGTGTCTCTGGCTGCTGCTCAGATCTCCTGGATCAACAAGGTCCGACGCCACGAGCAGGAAAACTCAGCGGGAGTTAGGCCAGAGAGGAAGGACAGCTACTGGTATCCGGCCTTCGCAGACTTTGACGACGAGTAG